In Brassica rapa cultivar Chiifu-401-42 chromosome A06, CAAS_Brap_v3.01, whole genome shotgun sequence, a single window of DNA contains:
- the LOC103871406 gene encoding UDP-glycosyltransferase 79B4-like, with translation MGSKFHAFMYPYFAFGHMIPYLHLANKLAEKGHYITFLLPKKAQKHLESLNLFPESIFFHPITLPPVEGLPVGAETASDLPPNLTGKVISDAMDLLRDQIEAKVCALKPDLIFFDLTPWVPEMAKEFGVKSVSYQIVSAACVAIALAPGVELGFPQPSGLRGHDANLYSIFMNSHKRVFSRIITGIKNCDVVSIRTCAEIEGKYCSFIERECQRKVFLTGPMFLEAEENSVRPLEDQWNRWLNGFEPGSVVFCALGSQTILEKDQFQELCLGMELTGLPFLVAVKPPRGASTIQEALPQGFEERVKGRGIVCGGWVC, from the coding sequence ATGGGGTCAAAGTTTCATGCATTTATGTACCCCTATTTTGCTTTTGGTCATATGATCCCATATCTTCATCTAGCCAACAAACTAGCTGAGAAAGGTCATTACATAACTTTCTTGCTTCCCAAGAAAGCTCAGAAACATCTCGAATCTCTCAATCTTTTCCCAGAGAGCATTTTCTTCCACCCTATCACTCTTCCTCCTGTTGAAGGTCTGCCCGTTGGTGCAGAGACAGCCTCAGACCTCCCACCAAACCTGACTGGGAAAGTCATATCCGATGCCATGGATCTCTTACGCGATCAAATCGAAGCAAAGGTTTGTGCTCTGAAACCAGACCTAATCTTTTTCGATTTAACTCCTTGGGTTCCAGAAATGGCGAAAGAGTTTGGAGTCAAGAGTGTGAGTTACCAGATCGTATCTGCAGCTTGTGTAGCTATTGCTCTTGCACCTGGTGTTGAATTAGGGTTTCCTCAACCATCGGGGTTACGTGGGCACGACGCTAACCTCTATTCTATCTTCATGAACTCCCACAAACGTGTTTTTAGCCGGATCATTACAGGGATTAAGAACTGTGACGTAGTTTCCATTAGGACATGCGCGGAAATCGAGGGTAAATATTGCAGTTTCATCGAGAGAGAATGTCAGAGAAAAGTTTTCTTGACCGGTCCAATGTTCCTTGAGGCGGAAGAAAATAGTGTTAGACCACTAGAAGACCAATGGAACCGCTGGTTGAACGGATTCGAACCTGGCTCGGTAGTGTTTTGTGCTTTGGGCAGCCAAACCATTTTAGAGAAAGATCAGTTTCAAGAACTCTGTTTAGGAATGGAGCTAACTGGTTTACCATTTCTTGTAGCGGTTAAACCGCCAAGAGGCGCATCAACGATTCAAGAAGCGTTACCACAAGGGTTCGAAGAACGGGTTAAAGGGCGTGGTATCGTTTGTGGAGGGTGGGTGTGTTAG